In a genomic window of Streptomyces pristinaespiralis:
- a CDS encoding nucleotide sugar dehydrogenase yields MPADLAVIGLGHLGLPLAQAAVASGIETIGYDPDPRQLTEPAAGVTPADIRRMLSGGFRTVTDAAELGRVRTAVICAPTPMGADGTLDLTPLADAARALASRLRPHTTVLLESAVEPGTTEGFLRPLLEEGSGLRAGRDFHLAYSPGRTDPGRRTHGYANTPKVIGGLTPACTESAAAFYARLTDKVVRARGLREAETVKVLETNFRHVNIALVNEMAVLCHDLGIDLWDVIRCAETKPFGFQAFRPGPGVGGHGVPLDPGPTPCRPLRMVGLAQEINSRMPQYVVRRCATLLNEHGKSARGARVLLLGVTYKPDLADLQGSPATEIARRLTDLGASVSYHDPYVPDWRMDQLPVPRADSLYEAAAAADLTVLVQHHRTYDLQGLAVKAQLLLDTRGATPAGAAHRL; encoded by the coding sequence ATGCCCGCAGATCTCGCCGTCATCGGACTCGGACACCTCGGCCTGCCGCTCGCCCAGGCCGCCGTGGCGTCAGGCATCGAAACCATCGGCTACGACCCCGACCCCCGCCAGCTCACGGAACCCGCCGCCGGAGTGACGCCCGCCGACATCCGGCGCATGCTCTCCGGCGGCTTCCGCACCGTCACCGACGCGGCCGAACTCGGCCGCGTACGCACCGCCGTCATCTGTGCGCCCACGCCCATGGGCGCGGACGGCACACTGGACCTGACCCCGCTCGCCGACGCCGCCCGGGCGCTGGCGTCCCGGCTGCGGCCGCACACCACCGTCCTGCTGGAATCCGCGGTCGAGCCGGGCACCACGGAGGGCTTCCTGCGACCGCTCCTCGAAGAGGGCTCCGGCCTGCGGGCCGGCCGGGACTTCCACCTGGCCTACTCCCCCGGCCGCACCGACCCCGGCCGCCGCACGCACGGCTACGCCAACACACCGAAGGTCATCGGCGGCCTCACCCCCGCCTGCACGGAGTCCGCGGCCGCCTTCTACGCCCGCCTGACCGACAAGGTGGTCCGTGCCCGCGGTCTGCGCGAGGCCGAGACGGTCAAGGTCCTCGAGACGAACTTCCGGCACGTCAACATCGCCCTCGTCAACGAGATGGCGGTGCTCTGCCACGACCTCGGCATCGACCTCTGGGACGTCATCCGCTGCGCGGAGACCAAGCCCTTCGGCTTCCAGGCCTTCCGCCCCGGCCCCGGCGTCGGCGGCCACGGCGTCCCCCTGGACCCCGGCCCCACCCCGTGCCGCCCGCTGCGCATGGTGGGCCTCGCGCAGGAGATCAACTCACGGATGCCGCAGTACGTGGTCCGCCGCTGCGCCACCCTCCTCAACGAACACGGCAAGTCGGCCCGCGGGGCCCGCGTCCTGCTCCTCGGCGTCACCTACAAGCCGGACCTCGCCGACCTGCAGGGATCCCCGGCCACCGAGATCGCCCGCCGGCTGACGGACCTCGGCGCGTCCGTGAGCTATCACGACCCCTACGTCCCCGACTGGCGCATGGACCAGCTCCCCGTCCCCCGCGCCGACTCCCTCTACGAGGCGGCCGCCGCGGCGGATCTGACGGTCCTGGTCCAGCACCACCGCACGTACGACCTCCAGGGCCTGGCGGTAAAGGCCCAACTCCTGCTCGACACAAGGGGGGCGACTCCGGCCGGGGCGGCACACCGCCTCTGA
- a CDS encoding MOSC domain-containing protein, whose amino-acid sequence MKLLTVNVGRPKAADYTDSPSGTTGIDKRPAEGPVRVTDPGPKGRGGSGLSGDAVCDLRHHGGSDQAVYAFAREDLDAWERELGRSLPNGTFGENLTTSGVDVTGARIGERWRIGDSVVLEVTSGRVPCRTFAGRLDEKGWVRRFTRSGVSGAYLRVIEPGEIRAGDPVEVVHRPEHEVTVAMAFRAETTERHLLPLVLEAGDALHGELLTSARAYVAKYGATVGPGVASDSGVA is encoded by the coding sequence ATGAAGCTTCTGACCGTGAACGTGGGCCGTCCCAAGGCGGCCGATTACACCGATTCGCCGAGCGGCACGACCGGAATCGACAAGCGCCCGGCGGAGGGGCCCGTCCGGGTGACGGACCCGGGCCCCAAGGGCCGGGGCGGCAGCGGACTGTCGGGGGACGCGGTCTGCGACCTGCGCCATCACGGCGGGAGCGACCAGGCCGTGTACGCCTTCGCCCGCGAGGATCTCGACGCCTGGGAGCGCGAGTTGGGGCGGTCGCTCCCCAACGGCACGTTCGGCGAGAACCTCACCACCAGCGGCGTCGACGTCACCGGAGCCAGGATCGGCGAGCGGTGGCGCATCGGCGACTCGGTCGTGCTCGAGGTCACCTCCGGCCGCGTCCCGTGCCGTACGTTCGCGGGCAGGCTCGACGAGAAGGGCTGGGTCAGGCGTTTCACGCGAAGCGGCGTCTCCGGCGCGTATCTGCGGGTCATCGAGCCGGGCGAGATCCGCGCCGGCGACCCGGTGGAGGTGGTGCACCGGCCGGAGCACGAGGTCACCGTGGCGATGGCGTTCCGTGCGGAGACGACCGAGCGCCACCTGCTGCCACTGGTGCTCGAGGCGGGTGACGCTCTGCACGGCGAGCTCCTGACGAGCGCCCGCGCGTACGTCGCGAAGTACGGCGCGACGGTCGGTCCAGGCGTCGCCTCCGACTCCGGCGTGGCATAG
- the guaB gene encoding IMP dehydrogenase: protein MTNVDGVPEKFATLGLTYDDVLLLPGASEVLPNAVDTSSRVSRNVRVNIPLLSAAMDKVTESRMAIAMARQGGVGVLHRNLSIEDQVNQVDLVKRSESGMVTDPITVHPDATLAEADALCAKFRISGVPVTDAAGKLLGIVTNRDMAFETVRTRQVREVMTPMPLVTGKVGISGVDAMELLRRHKIEKLPLVDDAGILKGLITVKDFVKAEQYPNAAKDAEGRLLVGAAVGASPEALERAQGLAGAGVDFLIVDTSHGHNSNALDWMAKIKSSVGVDVIGGNVATRDGAQALIDAGVDGVKVGVGPGSICTTRVVAGIGVPQVTAIYEAALACRAAGVPVIGDGGLQYSGDIGKALAAGADTVMLGSLLAGCEESPGELLFINGKQFKSYRGMGSLGAMQSRGQGRSYSKDRYFQAEVASDDKLVPEGIEGQVPYRGPLAAVLHQLVGGLRQTMGYVGAASVDEMESKGRFVRITSAGLKESHPHDIQMTVEAPNYSRK, encoded by the coding sequence ATGACCAACGTCGACGGAGTGCCCGAGAAATTCGCGACACTCGGGCTGACCTACGACGATGTGCTTCTGCTGCCGGGTGCGTCGGAAGTGCTCCCTAACGCGGTCGACACCTCGTCCCGTGTCTCCAGGAACGTTCGGGTGAACATCCCGCTGCTCTCGGCGGCGATGGACAAGGTCACCGAGTCCCGCATGGCGATCGCGATGGCGCGCCAGGGCGGCGTGGGCGTTCTGCACCGCAACCTGTCCATCGAGGACCAGGTGAACCAGGTCGACCTGGTCAAGCGTTCCGAGTCCGGCATGGTGACCGACCCGATCACGGTCCACCCGGACGCCACGCTCGCCGAGGCCGACGCCCTGTGCGCCAAGTTCCGCATCAGCGGTGTGCCGGTGACCGATGCCGCGGGCAAGCTGCTCGGCATCGTCACCAACCGTGACATGGCCTTCGAGACGGTCCGCACGCGCCAGGTGCGCGAGGTCATGACCCCGATGCCGCTGGTCACGGGCAAGGTCGGCATCTCCGGCGTCGACGCCATGGAGCTGCTGCGCCGCCACAAGATCGAGAAGCTTCCGCTCGTCGACGACGCCGGCATCCTCAAGGGCCTCATCACGGTCAAGGACTTCGTCAAGGCCGAGCAGTACCCGAACGCCGCGAAGGACGCCGAGGGCCGTCTGCTCGTCGGCGCTGCCGTCGGTGCGAGCCCGGAGGCGCTGGAGCGTGCCCAGGGGCTGGCCGGTGCGGGCGTCGACTTCCTGATCGTCGACACCTCGCACGGACACAACAGCAACGCCCTCGACTGGATGGCGAAGATCAAGTCGAGCGTCGGCGTCGACGTCATCGGCGGCAACGTGGCGACACGTGACGGTGCCCAGGCCCTGATCGACGCCGGTGTGGACGGCGTCAAGGTCGGTGTCGGCCCCGGTTCCATCTGCACCACCCGTGTGGTCGCCGGCATCGGCGTCCCGCAGGTCACCGCGATCTACGAGGCGGCGCTGGCCTGCCGCGCCGCGGGCGTCCCGGTGATCGGCGACGGCGGCCTCCAGTACTCCGGAGACATCGGCAAGGCGCTCGCCGCCGGTGCCGACACGGTCATGCTGGGCAGCCTTCTCGCGGGCTGTGAGGAATCCCCCGGCGAACTGCTCTTCATCAACGGCAAGCAGTTCAAGTCCTACCGGGGCATGGGCTCGCTCGGTGCGATGCAGTCCCGCGGCCAGGGCCGTTCCTATTCCAAGGACCGCTACTTCCAGGCCGAGGTGGCCTCCGACGACAAGCTCGTCCCCGAGGGCATCGAGGGCCAGGTGCCCTACCGCGGTCCGCTCGCGGCCGTGCTGCACCAGCTGGTCGGCGGCCTGCGTCAGACGATGGGCTACGTCGGAGCGGCCTCCGTCGACGAGATGGAGAGCAAGGGCCGGTTCGTCCGGATCACCTCGGCGGGGCTCAAGGAGAGCCACCCGCACGACATCCAGATGACGGTCGAGGCCCCGAACTACAGCAGGAAGTAG
- a CDS encoding SDR family NAD(P)-dependent oxidoreductase, translating to MTTALITGATAGIGAAFARRLAADGHNLVLVARDTERLQEQATELHDRHGIEAEVLTADLSREAGIGAVEERLADRRHPVDLLVNNAGFGNKGRFLEVSMADELTMLKVHCEAVLRLTAAATGPMKERGRGGVVNVASVAAFVPRGTYGASKAWVVQFTQGAARDLAGSGVRLMALCPGFVRTEFHQRAGMGTDNIPGWMWLDADKLVASALSDLAKGKSLSIPDPRYKALMGVVKLTPRGLLGGLTSRTGRKYGPQ from the coding sequence ATGACGACTGCACTGATCACGGGAGCGACAGCGGGCATCGGCGCCGCATTCGCGCGGCGGCTCGCGGCCGATGGCCACAACCTGGTGCTCGTGGCCCGGGACACCGAGCGGCTGCAGGAACAGGCCACCGAACTGCACGACCGGCACGGCATCGAGGCCGAGGTGCTGACCGCCGACCTGTCGCGGGAAGCCGGGATCGGTGCGGTCGAGGAGCGTCTGGCGGACCGCAGGCACCCCGTCGACCTGCTGGTCAACAACGCGGGCTTCGGCAACAAGGGCCGGTTCCTCGAAGTCTCGATGGCCGACGAGCTGACGATGCTGAAGGTGCACTGCGAGGCGGTGCTGCGGCTCACCGCGGCCGCAACGGGACCGATGAAGGAGCGCGGCCGGGGCGGCGTGGTGAACGTGGCGTCGGTCGCCGCGTTCGTCCCCCGTGGCACGTACGGCGCGTCCAAGGCGTGGGTCGTCCAGTTCACGCAGGGCGCCGCCCGGGATCTCGCGGGATCGGGGGTGCGGCTGATGGCGCTGTGCCCCGGATTCGTACGCACCGAGTTCCACCAGCGGGCCGGTATGGGTACGGACAACATTCCCGGCTGGATGTGGCTGGACGCCGACAAGCTGGTGGCGTCGGCGCTCTCCGACCTGGCCAAGGGAAAGTCCCTCTCCATCCCCGATCCCCGCTACAAGGCGCTGATGGGCGTGGTGAAGCTGACGCCGCGCGGGCTGCTGGGCGGGCTCACGTCCAGGACGGGCCGGAAGTACGGCCCCCAGTAG
- a CDS encoding sigma-70 family RNA polymerase sigma factor: MRDDEAANGQGAIGALVHRAVDGDEQATHDLLAHVHPLALRFCRSRLSRLPGDARHFVEDLAQEVCVAVLMALPRYKDTGRPFEAFVFAIASHKVADLQRAAMRHPGSTAVPSDEMPERPDDSLGPEERALLSDDAEWAKRLLANLPENQRELLVLRVAVGLTAEETGQMLGMSPGAVRVAQHRALSRLRALAEQ; this comes from the coding sequence ATGCGTGACGACGAGGCGGCGAACGGCCAGGGAGCCATCGGTGCGCTCGTTCACCGTGCCGTCGACGGCGACGAGCAGGCGACGCACGACCTGCTGGCGCACGTCCACCCGCTCGCGCTGCGTTTCTGCCGCTCGCGTCTCAGCCGGCTGCCGGGGGACGCCCGCCACTTCGTCGAGGACCTGGCGCAGGAAGTGTGCGTCGCGGTGCTGATGGCGCTGCCGCGCTACAAGGACACCGGGCGGCCCTTCGAGGCGTTCGTCTTCGCCATCGCCTCCCACAAGGTCGCCGATCTCCAGCGGGCGGCCATGCGCCACCCGGGCTCGACGGCCGTGCCGTCCGACGAGATGCCCGAGCGGCCGGACGATTCGCTCGGCCCCGAGGAGCGGGCGCTGCTCAGCGACGACGCGGAGTGGGCCAAGAGACTGCTCGCCAATCTTCCGGAGAACCAGCGCGAGCTGCTGGTGCTCAGGGTCGCCGTGGGTCTGACCGCGGAGGAGACCGGTCAGATGCTCGGGATGTCCCCCGGAGCCGTCCGGGTCGCGCAGCACCGCGCGCTCAGCAGACTGCGCGCACTCGCCGAGCAGTGA
- a CDS encoding LysR family transcriptional regulator, which translates to MIEARHLRVLRAVATTGSFSAAARELGCTQPAVSQQMKALETSVGTPLLIRTGREMRLTQAGEALVRHASGILAGLTAAEEEVAAIAGLRAGRVRLVSFPSGSSTLVPTALAALRAAHPGTRVSLVDAEPPRSVEMLRDGDCDVALAFRYDTAGAESEWDDLVVRPLLVDRLVGLVPEGHRLAEADKVAIGDLAEESWIAGCPRCRRQLVEVCESAGFTPRIDFATDDYPAVIGLVGAGLGVAVLPELALESVRPKGARLVTVEPSVHREIVALTLPDLAHVPAVSATLSQLTLAASR; encoded by the coding sequence GTGATCGAAGCCCGCCACCTCCGCGTCCTGCGTGCCGTCGCCACCACCGGCTCGTTCTCCGCGGCCGCCCGTGAACTCGGCTGCACGCAGCCCGCGGTCAGTCAGCAGATGAAGGCGCTCGAAACCTCCGTCGGGACCCCGCTGCTGATCCGCACCGGCCGCGAGATGCGCCTGACCCAGGCCGGAGAGGCGCTCGTGCGCCACGCGTCCGGCATCCTCGCGGGGCTCACCGCCGCGGAGGAGGAGGTGGCGGCCATCGCCGGGCTCCGGGCCGGCCGGGTCCGTCTCGTGTCGTTCCCCAGCGGCTCCTCCACGCTCGTGCCCACGGCCCTCGCCGCCCTGCGCGCGGCCCACCCCGGCACCCGTGTCTCGCTCGTCGACGCCGAGCCGCCGCGTTCGGTGGAGATGCTCCGCGACGGCGACTGCGACGTGGCGCTCGCCTTCCGCTACGACACGGCGGGGGCCGAGTCGGAGTGGGACGACCTCGTCGTACGGCCGCTGCTCGTCGACCGGCTCGTGGGGCTGGTGCCCGAGGGCCACCGCCTCGCGGAAGCGGACAAGGTGGCCATCGGCGACCTCGCGGAGGAGTCGTGGATCGCCGGCTGCCCGCGTTGCCGGCGACAGCTGGTGGAGGTCTGCGAGAGCGCGGGCTTCACCCCGCGCATCGACTTCGCCACGGACGACTACCCGGCGGTGATCGGGCTGGTGGGCGCGGGGCTCGGGGTGGCCGTCCTGCCCGAGCTGGCGCTGGAGTCGGTACGGCCCAAGGGGGCGCGTCTGGTGACCGTCGAGCCGTCCGTCCACCGCGAGATCGTCGCTTTGACGCTGCCCGACCTGGCCCATGTCCCGGCCGTCTCGGCGACGTTGTCGCAGCTCACCCTCGCTGCCTCCCGCTGA
- a CDS encoding response regulator transcription factor produces MTSVLVCDDSPLAREALRRAVATVPGVERVTTAANGEEVLRRWGADRSDLILMDVRMPGLGGVETVRRLLSADPGARIIMLTVAEDLDGVALAVAAGARGYLHKDASRAELRATVTQALADPTWRLAPRRLRSAEMGAAPTLTAREIQVLEGMSHGRSNAEIGRELFLSEDTVKTHARRLFKKLGASDRAHAVALGFRWGLVR; encoded by the coding sequence ATGACATCCGTCCTCGTCTGCGACGACTCCCCGCTTGCCCGAGAGGCGCTCCGCCGCGCGGTCGCGACCGTGCCCGGCGTCGAGCGCGTGACGACCGCGGCCAACGGCGAGGAAGTCCTCCGCCGCTGGGGTGCCGATCGTTCGGACCTGATTCTGATGGACGTACGCATGCCCGGTCTGGGTGGTGTGGAGACCGTGCGCCGGCTGCTCTCCGCGGACCCCGGCGCCCGGATCATCATGCTGACCGTGGCCGAGGACCTCGACGGCGTCGCCCTCGCGGTCGCCGCCGGCGCCCGCGGCTATCTCCACAAGGACGCCTCGCGTGCCGAACTGCGCGCGACCGTCACCCAGGCGCTCGCCGACCCCACGTGGCGGCTCGCCCCGCGCCGGCTCCGTTCGGCCGAGATGGGGGCCGCCCCCACGCTCACGGCGCGTGAGATCCAGGTGCTCGAAGGAATGAGCCACGGCCGGTCCAACGCGGAGATCGGGCGTGAGCTCTTCCTCTCGGAGGACACGGTGAAGACGCACGCCAGGCGGCTGTTCAAGAAGCTCGGCGCCTCCGACCGGGCGCATGCGGTGGCCCTCGGATTCCGCTGGGGTCTGGTCCGCTGA
- a CDS encoding WhiB family transcriptional regulator produces MADFSRLPGPNADLWDWQLLAACRGVDSSLFFHPEGERGAARSARENSAKEVCMRCPVRAECAAHALAVREPYGVWGGLTEDEREELMGRARHRLIPATSAGGAVRG; encoded by the coding sequence ATGGCAGATTTCTCTCGCCTTCCCGGACCCAACGCCGATCTGTGGGACTGGCAGCTCCTCGCGGCATGCCGTGGGGTCGACAGCTCGCTCTTCTTCCATCCGGAAGGTGAGCGCGGCGCGGCGCGAAGCGCGCGCGAGAACTCCGCGAAGGAGGTCTGCATGCGGTGCCCCGTACGCGCCGAGTGCGCGGCGCACGCACTGGCCGTGCGCGAGCCCTACGGCGTCTGGGGCGGGCTGACCGAGGACGAGCGCGAGGAGCTCATGGGACGAGCACGCCACCGGCTGATCCCCGCCACGAGCGCGGGCGGTGCGGTACGCGGCTGA
- a CDS encoding GuaB3 family IMP dehydrogenase-related protein, translating into MTEIEIGRGKRGRRAYAFDDIAVVPSRRTRDPKEVSIAWQIDAYRFELPFLAAPMDSVVSPQTAIRIGEMGGLGVLNLEGLWTRYDDPQPLLDEIAEMDEANATRRLQEIYSAPIREELIGQRIKEVRDSGVVTAAALSPQRTAQFSKAVVDAGVDIFVIRGTTVSAEHVSGAAEPLNLKQFIYELDVPVIVGGCATYTAALHLMRTGAAGVLVGFGGGAAHTTRNVLGIQVPMATAVADVAAARRDYMDESGGRYVHVIADGGVGWSGDLPKAIACGADAVMIGSPLARATDAPGKGRHWGMEAVHEDVPRGKLVDLGIVGTTEEILAGPSHSPDGSMNFFGALRRAMATTGYSELKEFQRVEVTVADSQHRR; encoded by the coding sequence GTGACTGAGATCGAGATCGGGCGCGGCAAGCGCGGCCGCCGGGCGTACGCGTTCGATGACATCGCCGTCGTACCGAGCCGGCGCACGCGGGACCCGAAGGAGGTCTCGATCGCCTGGCAGATCGACGCCTACCGCTTCGAGCTGCCCTTCCTGGCCGCTCCGATGGACTCCGTGGTCTCCCCGCAGACCGCCATCCGCATCGGCGAGATGGGCGGCCTGGGCGTCCTGAACCTCGAGGGCCTGTGGACCCGCTACGACGACCCGCAGCCGCTGCTCGACGAGATCGCGGAGATGGACGAGGCCAATGCCACGCGCCGCCTCCAGGAGATCTACTCCGCCCCCATCAGGGAGGAGCTGATCGGCCAGCGCATCAAGGAGGTGCGCGACTCCGGCGTCGTGACCGCCGCCGCGCTCTCCCCGCAGCGCACCGCGCAGTTCTCGAAGGCCGTGGTCGACGCGGGCGTCGACATCTTCGTCATCCGCGGTACGACGGTCTCCGCCGAGCACGTCTCCGGCGCCGCGGAGCCGCTGAACCTCAAGCAGTTCATCTACGAACTCGACGTGCCGGTCATCGTGGGCGGCTGCGCCACGTACACGGCCGCGCTGCACCTCATGCGTACCGGCGCGGCGGGCGTCCTCGTCGGCTTCGGCGGCGGCGCCGCGCACACCACACGTAACGTGCTGGGCATCCAGGTGCCGATGGCGACCGCCGTCGCGGACGTCGCCGCGGCCCGTCGCGACTACATGGACGAGTCCGGCGGCCGGTACGTGCACGTCATCGCGGACGGTGGCGTGGGCTGGTCCGGCGACCTGCCGAAGGCGATCGCCTGCGGTGCCGACGCCGTGATGATCGGCTCCCCGCTGGCCCGCGCGACCGACGCGCCCGGCAAGGGCCGCCACTGGGGCATGGAGGCCGTCCACGAGGACGTGCCGCGCGGCAAGCTGGTGGACCTGGGCATCGTGGGCACCACCGAGGAGATCCTCGCCGGTCCCTCGCACAGCCCCGACGGTTCGATGAACTTCTTCGGCGCGCTGCGCAGGGCCATGGCCACGACCGGCTACAGCGAGCTCAAGGAGTTCCAGCGTGTCGAGGTGACGGTGGCGGACTCGCAGCACCGACGCTGA